A window of the Lactuca sativa cultivar Salinas chromosome 5, Lsat_Salinas_v11, whole genome shotgun sequence genome harbors these coding sequences:
- the LOC111919981 gene encoding glutamate receptor 2.2 produces the protein MYSSASCLISLVAFSMLWFLLQASVMSANFSIGVILDQASRPGKEAKVAIEIAIQDFNIKTNQTSVLYLQNSRNKPLHAAIAAKHLIDEDNVKAILGGHTWEEASAIAEVISEADQNVPVFLSLSTTPQVTHQWPFFFQAVPTQSTQMNAVAAILQSWGIRQVTLIYEASQLSSTSSIISHLSQAFRQTGSELNHILPLTSASCLLEEELEVLKKQQVKVFVIHTSLELGIRLFQAAKKMEMTGDGYLWIATNGITDSFHSINSSLISSMKGMIGVKSYFPENIPEFTDFSKRFRRKFSSDYPEEEEDEPGIFAVQGYNAVKLLEEISPENFDHKILPPQSIVEIVKVVGKGYHSVYWTEGSGFSETMDDDINGATTYTNSMDSVGQALWPVQPWYANKRRRKLAGNPEIRMRVGVPGRSLFKQFVNVEYNPKKNETVISGFVIAVFDEIMREMKLPYDYFPFNGSYDELMRQIPAEKFDAIAGDVTIVARRHEYVDFTQPYTESGLEMIVPIRSKLSNQPWLFMKPFTAQMWWLIAAITLYNGFIIWLIEKPHCKHLQGSIITQIGIVIWLAFTTLFTLRGDRLHSNLSRMAGVVWLFVALIITQSYTASFASMLTAQRLEPTITSVEMLRNMNATVGYCNGSFINYYLKDVLGFKSFKVNSYNSTHRYAEALNSGEIAAIFLEAPVAKVFLAQYCKSFVRTGETFKVGGFGFAFPKGFSWLSDANKALMNVSESGKLKELEDTFLTSEKCVDDESFRNGDESLSPLSFSILFVLTGGTSTVALVVYVVMSIRQFKESNPGVTNIFELIYVFMKDQWYQWRHSSRVVADAESPTGLQMGPVNTS, from the exons ATGTATAGTTCTGCAAGTTGCCTCATCAGTTTGGTTGCTTTCTCAATGTTGTGGTTTCTTCTGCAAGCATCAGTGATGAGTGCAAATTTCAGCATTGGTGTGATTCTTGATCAAGCTTCTAGGCCTGGAAAAGAGGCCAAAGTAGCCATTGAGATAGCAATTCAAGATTTCAACATCAAAACCAATCAGACTTCTGTTTTATATCTTCAAAACTCTCGAAACAAACCCCTTCATGCAGCTATTGCAG CAAAACATCTTATTGATGAAGACAATGTGAAAGCCATTTTGGGAGGTCATACATGGGAAGAAGCTTCTGCCATAGCTGAAGTTATCAGTGAAGCTGATCAAAATGTTCCAGTCTTTCTCTCACTATCGACTACACCACAGGTCACTCATCAATGGCCATTTTTCTTTCAAGCAGTTCCCACACAATCAACACAGATGAATGCAGTGGCTGCCATTTTACAATCATGGGGTATACGTCAAGTTACTCTCATATATGAAGCCTCACAGCTATCCTCAACATCATCAATCATCTCTCATCTCTCGCAGGCATTTCGACAAACAGGTTCTGAGCTAAACCATATCTTACCACTCACATCTGCGTCGTGTTTGTTGGAAGAAGAGCTTGAGGTGCTCAAGAAGCAACAAGTTAAAGTCTTTGTAATTCATACATCCCTGGAACTCGGTATTCGTCTCTTTCAGGCAGCCAAGAAAATGGAAATGACTGGAGACGGGTATCTATGGATTGCAACTAATGGAATCACAGATAGTTTTCATTCCATTAATTCCTCCCTGATTTCTTCAATGAAAGGCATGATCGGAGTCAAAAGCTACTTCCCGGAAAACATTCCGGAGTTTACAGATTTCAGCAAAAGATTCCGTCGGAAGTTCAGTTCCGATTACCCAGAAGAAGAGGAGGACGAACCTGGAATTTTTGCAGTGCAAGGATACAATGCCGTGAAATTGTTAGAAGAAATATCACCTGAAAACTTTGATCACAAAATACTTCCCCCGCAGAGTATCGTCGAGATCGTGAAAGTGGTAGGAAAGGGATATCACAGTGTGTACTGGACCGAAGGATCAGGGTTTTCAGAGACAATGGACGATGACATCAACGGAGCAACCACGTACACCAATTCAATGGACAGCGTCGGACAAGCTTTGTGGCCGGTGCAACCGTGGTATGCCAATAAACGGCGCCGGAAACTCGCCGGAAATCCAGAGATTCGGATGAGGGTCGGCGTGCCTGGTCGATCGCTGTTTAAGCAATTCGTGAACGTGGAATATAATCCCAAGAAGAATGAAACTGTGATCAGTGGATTCGTAATCGCTGTGTTTGATGAAATTATGAGAGAAATGAAACTGCCATACGATTATTTTCCATTCAATGGTTCTTACGACGAACTGATGAGACAAATACCAGCAGAG AAATTCGACGCCATAGCAGGCGACGTAACAATTGTAGCTAGAAGGCACGAGTACGTCGATTTCACGCAACCATACACTGAATCAGGTCTGGAGATGATCGTCCCCATCCGCTCCAAATTATCAAACCAGCCATGGTTGTTCATGAAGCCTTTTACTGCACAAATGTGGTGGCTAATAGCAGCAATCACCCTTTACAACGGCTTCATCATTTGGTTGATCGAGAAACCCCATTGCAAGCATCTTCAAGGCTCCATAATAACTCAAATCGGAATAGTAATTTGGCTTGCATTCACCACACTCTTCACTTTGCGAG GGGACAGGTTGCATAGCAATTTGTCAAGAATGGCAGGTGTCGTTTGGCTGTTTGTGGCGCTAATCATCACACAGAGCTACACGGCTAGCTTTGCGAGCATGCTCACGGCTCAACGACTCGAACCCACCATAACCAGTGTTGAGATGCTCAGAAACATGAACGCAACCGTGGGGTACTGCAACGGGTCCTTTATCAACTACTACTTGAAAGATGTTCTCGGTTTCAAGAGCTTCAAGGTCAACAGCTATAACTCAACTCATCGATACGCAGAAGCCCTAAACAGTGGCGAAATCGCCGCCATCTTTCTTGAAGCTCCGGTAGCCAAAGTCTTCCTAGCTCAGTACTGCAAGAGCTTCGTTAGAACCGGAGAGACATTCAAAGTTGGTGGTTTTGGATTC GCATTTCCGAAGGGATTTTCATGGCTTTCGGATGCTAATAAAGCCCTAATGAATGTATCGGAAAGTGGAAAACTGAAAGAACTAGAAGACACGTTCCTTACATCTGAGAAGTGTGTGGACGACGAATCTTTTCGTAACGGAGATGAGAGTCTTAGCCCTCTGAGCTTCTCGATACTATTTGTGTTAACGGGAGGGACATCAACGGTTGCTCTTGTCGTGTACGTTGTCATGAGCATTAGACAATTTAAAGAATCTAATCCCGGAGTCACAAATATCTTCGAACTGATAtatgtatttatgaaagaccaaTGGTATCAATGGAGACACTCATCTAGAGTAGTTGCCGATGCAGAAAGCCCCACAGGACTCCAGATGGGTCCGGTGAACACGAGTTGA
- the LOC111920013 gene encoding glutamate receptor 2.8, which produces NAATYLIETHKVEAILGLQTLEEVLSVSEVCSEAQVPTFSLFDSVPQRALDRWPYLFQASPSQFPQTKAFVAILESYGWSRFTFIYEDINSASTQIIPHLMEAIKESSVEISSIVKLSPLSSSFSLPKELERISKEQCRVFLLHSSLETGVRLFQNAKNMGMMEKGYVWITTSLITDLLHTVNSSTFSTMEGVLGIGSFFSQFDDFSTKFQKKFKLEQPEEENNIPGVFAVQAYDATLIVALALTNNNTSWKSVDQKPPASHKFPIINVIGKYYRELGFWSEGLGFSEVINEKTTYDTSLKSLGYIFWPGKPLHTPIGWAIPTNANPLRVGVPTMAMFKKFVEVKYDHKNHNLTYRGYSVELFKETIKLLPYYLPYEFHPFNGTYDSLVEQIYLKKFDMIVGDVSIVSRRYKYAEFTHPYTETGLVMIVPVTSYHGQWLFVKPFTLSMWALTILINIYNAFVIWLIEHKNTPELGGSALNRTGTLLSLAFTRMFFTNGDALHSNLTRMTTVAWLLAAIIIGQCYTASLTSQLTVKRLIPKVTDFETLKNGNAVVGYGEGAHVASYLVDVLGFKNHNIRAFTSPEGYARALKNKEISAVFLEAPFTKLFLAKYCNSFIAAGPTFGDGGFAFVLPKGSPMVADFTKALLNVSESGTLQEIEKRMIGSEKCVEMDSDDDEYESLGLGSFSSLLVLTSGTSTVALVIYVVISLRDYCRIEQKSISSIFSDVKKYFMNRRRRFSRKLSNVESPKSPNLEMT; this is translated from the exons AATGCAGCCACCTACCTGATTGAAACACATAAAGTGGAGGCGATTTTAGGGTTACAGACCTTGGAAGAAGTGCTTTCAGTTTCAGAGGTATGTAGTGAAGCTCAAGTTCCAACTTTCTCTCTTTTTGATTCAGTTCCCCAACGGGCACTAGATAGGTGGCCTTACCTATTTCAAGCTTCACCTTCTCAGTTTCCTCAAACGAAAGCTTTTGTTGCTATTCTTGAGTCTTACGGATGGAGTCGTTTTACTTTCATATACGAAGATATCAATTCAGCATCCACTCAAATCATTCCACATCTCATGGAAGCCATTAAAGAATCCAGTGTGGAAATAAGCAGCATTGTAAAGCTCTCACCTTTATCCTCTTCCTTTTCATTGCCAAAAGAACTCGAAAGAATCAGTAAAGAACAATGCAGAGTGTTTCTTCTTCATTCCTCTTTGGAAACAGGTGTTCGCCTTTTTCAAAATGCAAAGAACATGGGGATGATGGAAAAGGGTTATGTGTGGATCACAACAAGTTTAATCACAGATCTTCTCCATACTGTAAATTCCTCTACTTTTTCCACAATGGAGGGCGTTTTGGGAATTGGGAGTTTCTTCTCACAGTTTGATGATTTTAGCACAAAGTTTCAGAAAAAGTTTAAACTCGAACAACCTGAAGAAGAAAACAACATCCCTGGGGTTTTTGCAGTTCAGGCATATGATGCTACATTGATTGTGGCATTGGCATTGACCAACAACAACACGAGTTGGAAGTCTGTTGACCAGAAACCACCTGCATCACATAAATTTCCAATCATAAATGTTATAGGAAAATACTATAGAGAACTAGGGTTTTGGTCAGAAGGACTCGGTTTTTCTGAGGTTATTAATGAAAAAACCACTTATGACACCTCTTTAAAAAGTTTAGGCTACATTTTTTGGCCTGGGAAACCGTTGCATACTCCAATAGGATGGGCTATTCCTACAAATGCCAATCCATTACGAGTTGGTGTCCCAACAATGGCCATGTTTAAAAAGTTTGTGGAAGTGAAATATGATCATAAAAATCATAATCTCACTTACAGAGGCTACTCAGTTGAGCTTTTCAAAGAAACCATCAAACTCTTGCCTTATTACTTGCCATATGAATTTCATCCCTTTAATGGGACATACGATTCTCTAGTGGAGCAAATTTATTTGAAG AAATTTGATATGATAGTTGGTGATGTATCAATCGTTTCAAGGCGATACAAATATGCTGAGTTCACACATCCGTACACAGAAACAGGGCTGGTGATGATAGTACCTGTCACATCGTATCATGGACAATGGTTATTTGTGAAGCCCTTTACATTAAGCATGTGGGCCCTAACAATCTTAATCAATATATATAACGCCTTTGTGATATGGCTGATTGAGCACAAAAACACCCCTGAACTTGGAGGGTCTGCTTTGAATCGCACAGGAACTCTTCTCTCTTTAGCGTTTACTAGAATGTTCTTCACAAAtg GTGATGCGCTTCATAGTAATTTGACCAGAATGACAACAGTAGCGTGGTTGTTGGCGGCAATAATCATAGGGCAGTGTTACACCGCTAGTCTCACCAGCCAGCTCACTGTTAAAAGGCTGATACCTAAAGTAACAGACTTTGAAACCCTAAAAAATGGTAATGCAGTTGTGGGGTATGGCGAAGGAGCCCATGTTGCCAGTTATTTGGTGGATGTTCTTGGCTTCAAGAATCACAACATAAGAGCTTTCACTTCTCCAGAAGGATACGCACGTGCCCTTAAAAACAAAGAAATATCAGCGGTTTTTCTTGAGGCTCCTTTCACTAAACTTTTTCTTGCTAAATACTGCAATAGCTTCATTGCTGCTGGACCTACATTCGGGGATGGAGGATTTGCGTTT GTGCTTCCGAAAGGTTCTCCAATGGTGGCTGATTTTACTAAAGCATTGTTGAATGTGTCTGAAAGTGGAACCCTACAAGAGATAGAGAAAAGAATGATTGGTTCTGAGAAATGTGTAGAGATGGATTCAGATGACGatgagtatgaaagtttgggtcttggTAGTTTTTCGTCACTTCTTGTTTTGACCAGTGGGACTTCAACTGTTGCTCTTGTAATTTATGTTGTTATTAGCTTGCGGGATTATTGCCGGATCGAACAGAAAAGTATAAGTTCAATTTTTTCAGATGTTAAGAAATACTTTATGAATCGAAGGAGACGATTCTCCAGGAAACTCAGCAACGTAGAAAGTCCTAAAAGTCCCAACTTGGAAATGACTTGA